A single genomic interval of Aedes aegypti strain LVP_AGWG chromosome 1, AaegL5.0 Primary Assembly, whole genome shotgun sequence harbors:
- the LOC110674665 gene encoding uncharacterized protein LOC110674665: MKLNVASNFITRVMQITTYNPTSEQHKHQIFQILRQNDYPSSLINRMINHISHNKLQAHSNHETSTTEHNSNRQHSPQMTNHHPPPPPSSTGTPPRSATSTSTSSPHISTIENPPITNPQQDSHHQISEVKYRSMPNIPLLTRTISTILKKDYSQIKIATRNIKTVKSLLKPVKDPILQSEQHNIIYRIPCNNCDNVYIGMTTNHLKKRISGHKSDINKIANTPTDSNIHAKTALIQHIIDHHHTFNLDSTTIVDRTLRSSALPMLEMCHIHNTPKTVNFRTDVDGLNTAYAGILHTIKKANSLRELATNNSQHSITETFEQLEQ, from the coding sequence ATGAAACTCAACGTAGCATCAAACTTCATCACCCGTGTGATGCAGATAACCACCTATAATCCGACATCAGAACAACACAAACACCAAATCTTCCAAATTTTAAGACAGAACGACTACCCTTCATCGCTGATCAACAGGATGATCAACCACATTAGCCACAACAAACTCCAAGCACATTCAAACCATGAAACATCAACCACCGAGCATAATTCGAACCGTCAACATTCACCACAAATGACCAACCATCACCCACCACCGCCACCATCGTCCACTGGAACGCCGCCACGAAGTGCAACATCAACATCAACATCTAGCCCACACATCTCGACCATTGAAAATCCGCCAATCACCAATCCACAACAAGATAGTCACCACCAAATCAGCGAAGTAAAATATCGATCGATGCCAAACATCCCACTGCTCACTCGTACCATCTCCACAATCCTAAAAAAAGACTACAGTCAGATAAAAATAGCAACTCGTAACATCAAAACAGTAAAATCCTTGCTAAAACCAGTAAAAGATCCAATACTCCAAAGTGAACAACATAACATCATCTATAGGATACCATGCAACAACTGTGACAATGTTTACATCGGTATGACAACCAATCATCTAAAAAAACGAATCAGTGGACATAAATCTGACATCAATAAGATTGCCAATACCCCTACAGATAGCAATATACATGCAAAAACAGCCCTTATACAACATATTATAGATCATCACCACACATTTAATCTTGACAGTACAACAATAGTAGATCGTACTCTAAGATCGTCAGCGCTACCAATGTTAGAGATGTGCCACATACACAACACACCCAAAACTGTAAATTTCCGTACAGACGTAGATGGCCTCAATACAGCTTACGCCGGAATATTACACACCATCAAAAAAGCTAACTCTCTCAGAGAGCTAGCTACCAACAACTCACAGCATAGTATCACAGAAACTTTCGAACAGTTAGAACAGTAA